TAAGCGCTTCTTTTGATAAGTTCTTCATTTAAATATTGAGTTTTTAACTATAAATCCAGCAAAAACAATTGAAACAATTGAAATTAATTTTATAAGAATATTTAAAGAAGGTCCTGCTGTATCCTTAAACGGGTCTCCAACTGTATCTCCTGTAACAGATGCTTTATGAACATCTGTTCCCTTTCCACCAAAATTTCCTTTTTCAATATATTTTTTTGCATTATCCCAGGATGCACCTGAATTTGCCATCATTATAGCAACAGCAAATCCACTTGTTAAAGCACCTACAAGAAGTCCAACTACTCCATCAACTCCAAGTAAAATTCCAACAATTATAGGAAGAAGGACTGTTAATATTGAAGGAAGAAGCATTTCTTTCTGTGCTGATTTTGTACATATATCAACTGCTTTTGCATAATCAGGTTTTGCTTTCCCTTCAAGAAGTCCTGAAATTTCTTTAAACTGTCTTCTTACTTCCTGAACTATCTGCTGTGCTGCTCTTCCAACTGCTTTTAAAGCCATTGAGCAGAAAAAGAATGGATACATGGCACCAATAAAAATACCGCATAAAACTCTAAAATTCATTATTGACATATCAAGTTTTCCACCGAGTAAAACAATCTGGTCCTTATATGCAGCAATTAGAGCAAGAGCAGTCAAAGCAGCAGAACCAATGGCAAAACCCTTACCTGTTGCAGCAGTTGTATTTCCAAGAGCATCAAGAGCATCTGTCCTCTGTCTAACAAATGGTGGCTGATGTGTCATTTCTGCATTTCCTCCTGCATTATCCGCAACAGGTCCATAAGCATCTGTTGCAAGTGTAATTCCAAGAGTACTCAAAAGTCCAACTCCAGCAAGTCCAATTCCGTAAAGTCCGAGTTCAGGTTCATAAAGTCCACCTGCAAAAACATAAGCACAGATTGTGGCAATAACAACGGTTAAAACAGGAGCAATTGTTGATAACATTCCTGTTGAAATACCCTCTATAATTACAGTAGCATGTCCTGTTAAAGCACTTTTAGCAACTGCCTTTGTTGGTGGATAGGTATCTGATGTAAAAAATTCTGTAAAAAATCCAATTATAACACCTGCTATTATTCCACTTAAAATTGAAACATAAAGTCCTTTATACTGGTAACCAAGAAGTAATACAACTGCAGGATAGGAAAATATAACAACTAAAATTGAAGCAAAATAAATACCTCTTCTTAAAGCCCTTAATAAATTTGCCTGACTTGCATCTTCACTTGCTTTGACAAGAAAAGAACCTATTATTGATGAAATAACTCCTATTGTTGCAATTAACATAGGAAGGGAGACACCTTTAAGTCCAAGTCCTGCTGCATAAGCAAGAGCCATTGTTGCTATTATTGCATCTGTATATGATTCGTAAAGGTCTGCTCCCATTCCAGCAACATCTCCTACATTATCTCCTACATTATCTGCAATAACTGCCGGGTTTCTCGGGTCATCTTCAGGAATTCCTGCTTCAACTTTTCCCACAAGGTCTGCTCCAACATCTGCTCCTTTTGTATAAATACCTCCTCCAACTCTTGCAAAAAGTGCCTGTGCACTTGCTCCCATACCAAAACATATCATTGTGGAGGTTATGTATCTTAATCTTTCTTCAATTCCATATCCTCTACTTCTGTAATACCAGGTAAGAAGGTTATACCAGATACTTATATCTAAAAGTGCAAGTCCAACAACAACAAGCCCCATAACAAGTCCTGCAGAAAAAGCAATTCTTAAAGCACTATTTAAAGAATTTTTAGCAGCAAATGCAGTTCTTGCACTGGACCTTGTCGCAATTGTCATTCCAATATATCCACTTAAAGCAGAGAAAAAACCACCTGTTAAAAAAGCAAAAGGGACAAAAATAGGTAGATAATTAAAAATAGATAGTAATAAAAGTATAATAAAAATAACACTGAAAAATACTCCAACTCCTTTGTATTGCCTTTTTAAATATGCTCTTGCACCGGTTCTTACAGCTTCTGCAACTTCTATCATTTCAGGTGTTCCTTCGGGTCTTTTAAGAATAAATTTTGCTAAATAATAGGTATAACCGAGTGCAAAAACTGAACCTATAATTGTAATCAATAAAGAATAATCCATTTTTTTCCTCCTTTCAGTTATTATATAAACTCATTGCCTTTTCCAAGTTACTTCTTAATATTTCCTTTATTGCATCCACAGATTTATCTATTGCTTTTTCTATAATCTCTTTTTCCTCTGGTAAAAACGGAGATAAAACATAATCAATATAACTTGTTTCTATTTTTTCTCCTCTTATTCCTACTCTTATTCTAACAAAATCTTTACTCTGTATATTTTCCATAACAGAAATCACTCCTTTATGTCCTCCTGGTCCTTTATCCTTTATTATTTTTATTTTCCCAATTTCTATATCAAGTTCATCATGAATAAGAAATAGATTTTCTACTTTTTCATTAAAAAAGTCAAGAGCAATTTTTACTGCTTTTCCGCTTTCATTCATATATGTTTTTGGCTTTAAAATTATTATTTCCTTGCCTTCAATTTCAACTTTCCAGCCATTAAAAAGTTTTTTCTTATAAATCTCAATAACTCTTCCACTTTTTTTTAATCTATCAACAACTTTAAAACCAACATTATGTCTTGTTTCAGAATATTCTTTTCCAGGATTACCAAGTCCAACAAAAATCATTTCTGACTTTCTTCTTTCTGTGCTTCTTCTTTTTCTCTTCTTCTTTCTTCAACTTTTTCCTGTGAAATTACCTTTGGTTCTTCTACTGTCTCTTCAACTTTAACTTCTTCTACTTTTTCTTCTTTTGGTTTCAGAACCGTAACTACAACTCTGTTTTCATCTTCAAGAATTTTAACTCCTTCAGGCATTTTTATATCTTTAACTAAAATTGCATGTCCGAAATCAAGGTCTTTTATATCAATTTCTATATTTTCAGGAATATTTCCTGGAAGTCCTTCAACTTTTATTTCTCTCAATTCATGTTCAAGTATTCCACCTTTTTCTTCTCCAATTGATTTTCCTTTTATAATAACCGGGATTTCCATAATAACAGGCCTTTCTGAACTCAATTTGTAAAAGTCAAGATGAATTATTTCGTCTTTTATAGGGTCTGTCTGTATATCTTTTAAAACAACCTGAATTGTCTCTTCCTGTCCATTTTTTTTAAGTTTCATTTCAGCCATAATGTTGTGGGATGTTAAATGTAAAATTATTTTCTCACTTGATTTTTTTTCAAGTTTTATAGGGACAGGTTCTGTATCAGGTCCATATAAAATACCGGGAATATATCCTTTACTTCTTAATTTTCTCGCAGTTCCTTTACCTTTTCCTTCTCTTATTTCTGCCACAAAAACTACTTTTTCCATGAAGTCCTCCTTTATTTATATATATTTCTTTAAAAAAATGGGCGCGGATGGATTCGAACCATCAGCCCCCGCGTTATCAGCACGGTGCTCTGCCCTTGAGCTACGCGCCCTAAAATTTTACTTTTTCTTTAAAAATTCTTCTACTTTTTCTTTAATAATATCCTTTGTACCCAGAGCAAAAGCAAGAGCAGTTCCAAAACAGAAAGAAGTAAGAACTATAATAAAAACATCTCCAATAAAATCTGCTGCAATTCCTATTTCCTGCAAAGCAAGAACAGTTCCAAATACTACAATGGCGATTTGAGTTAATTTCCCTAAAAATGGTGCTTTTTCAATTCCTGCATTTCCAGCAGATGTTCTTACAATACCGCCAAAGAAACTGCCAAGGAAAATTGAGAAAATGAATATCAAAAGTCCAAGTATAAATCTTGGAATAAATCCAAGAATTTTGTCTATAACGGTTGATGGTATCTGTATTCCTGCAAAATTAATAGCAAGGAAAACAACAACAAGCATTAACAACCAGTAAACACCTATTCCGAGTAATTGTGAGACATCCATTGATATATTACCTTTATCAAGCAATTCTTTAAGCCCTGAATCTTCTGAAAGTTTGTCAATTTTTATTACTTTGAAAAACTTTATTATTAATACTTTCAGAAATTTAGCTATGAGCCAGCCAATCAGAAATATTAAAAGCCCTCCGATAACTTTTGAAAAAGCAAGCCAGAATTTACTAATCAGTTCATTTACCATCCCAACTCTTTCTCCACCCATTATTCCCTCCTTTTTTGGATTATTCTATCATAAAATTAAAAAAAATCAATTTTCTCTATTTGTTTTAAAGATTGTATAATTTCTGACTTCTTTAAATGGAGTGAAAACCCTTCCTCCACCTTCAAAAAACTTTGTAAAAAACTCAAGATACTGTAATCTGCTTGTATGAACGTAACTTCCGAGTAGATTGATTACGAGATTACCAAAATGCCCAACTATAAAAATAAGAGCGGATATAAAAATTCCTACAAAAGGAATATTTTTTACCATTGAGACCATTTGATTGATTACAAGTCCAAGAACTGATGTTGTCAATCCAAGACCAAAAAGACGGCTGTAACTTAATACATCTCCGAGTAAATTACCCGCAATAACACTGTAAGCACCATAAACAGCCCAGAAACCCTTTAACATAAATTCTTTCTGAGTTTTTGCTTTTTCGTACATCAGATAAATAAAACATAAAAGTAAAATATAAAGAGGCACTTTCATTAATATTTTCATTTTAAGAAATCCAATAACAATAATTCCAACAAGTATCTGGATTAAAAGAAGTGTAATTGCTTCTCCGCAATATTTAAGAGAATATCTTCTTATTTGATTGTAAAGATTTAAAATAAGACCCCATATAATCT
This window of the bacterium genome carries:
- the pth gene encoding aminoacyl-tRNA hydrolase, whose translation is MIFVGLGNPGKEYSETRHNVGFKVVDRLKKSGRVIEIYKKKLFNGWKVEIEGKEIIILKPKTYMNESGKAVKIALDFFNEKVENLFLIHDELDIEIGKIKIIKDKGPGGHKGVISVMENIQSKDFVRIRVGIRGEKIETSYIDYVLSPFLPEEKEIIEKAIDKSVDAIKEILRSNLEKAMSLYNN
- a CDS encoding sodium-translocating pyrophosphatase, with product MDYSLLITIIGSVFALGYTYYLAKFILKRPEGTPEMIEVAEAVRTGARAYLKRQYKGVGVFFSVIFIILLLLSIFNYLPIFVPFAFLTGGFFSALSGYIGMTIATRSSARTAFAAKNSLNSALRIAFSAGLVMGLVVVGLALLDISIWYNLLTWYYRSRGYGIEERLRYITSTMICFGMGASAQALFARVGGGIYTKGADVGADLVGKVEAGIPEDDPRNPAVIADNVGDNVGDVAGMGADLYESYTDAIIATMALAYAAGLGLKGVSLPMLIATIGVISSIIGSFLVKASEDASQANLLRALRRGIYFASILVVIFSYPAVVLLLGYQYKGLYVSILSGIIAGVIIGFFTEFFTSDTYPPTKAVAKSALTGHATVIIEGISTGMLSTIAPVLTVVIATICAYVFAGGLYEPELGLYGIGLAGVGLLSTLGITLATDAYGPVADNAGGNAEMTHQPPFVRQRTDALDALGNTTAATGKGFAIGSAALTALALIAAYKDQIVLLGGKLDMSIMNFRVLCGIFIGAMYPFFFCSMALKAVGRAAQQIVQEVRRQFKEISGLLEGKAKPDYAKAVDICTKSAQKEMLLPSILTVLLPIIVGILLGVDGVVGLLVGALTSGFAVAIMMANSGASWDNAKKYIEKGNFGGKGTDVHKASVTGDTVGDPFKDTAGPSLNILIKLISIVSIVFAGFIVKNSIFK
- a CDS encoding 50S ribosomal protein L25 encodes the protein MEKVVFVAEIREGKGKGTARKLRSKGYIPGILYGPDTEPVPIKLEKKSSEKIILHLTSHNIMAEMKLKKNGQEETIQVVLKDIQTDPIKDEIIHLDFYKLSSERPVIMEIPVIIKGKSIGEEKGGILEHELREIKVEGLPGNIPENIEIDIKDLDFGHAILVKDIKMPEGVKILEDENRVVVTVLKPKEEKVEEVKVEETVEEPKVISQEKVEERRREKEEAQKEESQK